Proteins from a genomic interval of Luteibacter pinisoli:
- a CDS encoding YgfZ/GcvT domain-containing protein, whose protein sequence is MPSRTTRPITLAGPDAASFANAQLSSDVLSLETGRWQWSGWLDPKGRVRALLQVTRLDDERFVIVPRGGDGETLANDLKRFVFRAKVKITLGDARFVANGDDGAHDDMHAHENDDGTIVFGEGDASIHIGMRDDADAWLARHVEKGFAWLPDDALGNLLPPALSMERLGAVSFNKGCFPGQEIAARLHFLGGHKRHLRAVRSDVALVAGQSLRMDGRDAGIVLMHNASDDLPMSLVVLDDSVVQAQALESDGARLHIISTFPA, encoded by the coding sequence ATGCCGAGCCGTACCACTCGCCCCATCACCCTCGCCGGCCCCGACGCCGCCAGCTTCGCCAATGCCCAGCTCAGCAGCGACGTCCTGTCGCTGGAAACGGGCCGCTGGCAATGGAGCGGCTGGCTCGACCCGAAGGGCCGCGTGCGCGCCCTGCTCCAGGTCACCCGGCTGGACGACGAACGCTTCGTGATCGTGCCGCGCGGCGGTGATGGCGAAACGCTCGCGAACGACCTCAAGCGGTTCGTGTTCCGTGCAAAAGTAAAGATCACGCTGGGCGATGCGCGCTTCGTTGCCAATGGTGATGATGGTGCGCACGACGACATGCATGCGCATGAAAACGACGACGGCACGATCGTGTTCGGCGAAGGTGATGCATCGATACATATCGGCATGCGCGACGATGCGGATGCATGGCTTGCACGTCATGTTGAAAAAGGTTTCGCATGGCTTCCCGATGACGCACTGGGAAACTTGTTGCCGCCCGCACTGTCCATGGAACGCCTGGGTGCCGTGTCGTTCAACAAAGGTTGTTTCCCGGGGCAGGAAATTGCTGCGCGCCTGCATTTCCTCGGTGGCCACAAGCGACACCTGCGCGCGGTGCGGTCGGATGTCGCACTTGTCGCGGGACAATCGCTGCGCATGGACGGCCGCGATGCAGGCATCGTGTTGATGCACAACGCTTCCGACGATCTACCTATGTCGCTTGTCGTATTGGATGACAGCGTCGTTCAGGCGCAGGCTCTTGAAAGCGACGGTGCGCGCCTGCACATCATCTCGACATTCCCTGCGTGA
- a CDS encoding DUF1674 domain-containing protein has protein sequence MSDHPLKPANANDSAPAKPLVTPIVPTNGEPAVEKAPLDPTRYGDWEKNGRCIDF, from the coding sequence ATGTCCGACCACCCCTTGAAGCCCGCAAATGCGAACGATTCCGCTCCGGCGAAACCGCTCGTAACGCCCATCGTCCCCACGAATGGCGAGCCAGCGGTCGAAAAAGCGCCATTGGACCCAACGCGTTACGGCGACTGGGAAAAGAACGGACGCTGCATCGACTTCTGA
- a CDS encoding cell wall hydrolase, with protein MKLSALLWMASVLPSHLADQTCLATTVYLEARSEPTIGQYAVAEVALRRRDRGMGGKNVCDVVSAPRQFAITTTPKDFEVTDLVSWSKAWKIAGDSMNNWSLPKSERLVYVPQADHFATVAVSPSWSASRIVRKIGDHAFYAVN; from the coding sequence ATGAAACTTTCCGCTTTGCTCTGGATGGCGTCCGTCCTTCCGAGCCACCTAGCCGACCAGACGTGCCTGGCGACGACGGTTTATCTTGAAGCACGTAGCGAACCGACCATCGGCCAGTATGCCGTGGCGGAAGTGGCCCTCCGCCGGCGTGATCGCGGCATGGGTGGCAAGAACGTGTGCGATGTCGTCTCGGCGCCGCGCCAGTTCGCCATTACCACGACACCGAAAGATTTTGAGGTAACCGACCTCGTTTCGTGGTCGAAGGCATGGAAGATCGCTGGTGATTCCATGAACAACTGGAGCCTGCCCAAGAGCGAACGCCTGGTCTACGTGCCGCAGGCCGACCACTTCGCCACGGTAGCGGTTTCACCGAGCTGGTCCGCCAGCCGCATCGTTCGCAAGATCGGTGACCATGCGTTCTACGCCGTGAACTAA
- a CDS encoding glycine zipper 2TM domain-containing protein — protein sequence MHSIVRKFGLVVAAIVPLSLTACYEQPRRVVREDRVVYEGGGSRRCAQCGVVSDVQQIYTDRQSSPLGAVIGAVAGGVLGSTIGKGDGRSAATVGGAVVGGVVGNQVGKRNGQDVAWQVRVRLDDGRSAVITQADDPQLRPGDYVEIRGDHVYRM from the coding sequence ATGCATAGCATCGTCCGCAAGTTTGGCCTCGTCGTCGCTGCCATCGTCCCGCTGTCGCTGACAGCGTGCTACGAGCAGCCGCGCCGGGTGGTTCGCGAGGATCGCGTGGTCTACGAAGGCGGTGGCTCGCGCCGCTGCGCCCAGTGTGGCGTGGTCAGCGATGTCCAGCAGATCTACACCGATCGCCAGTCGTCACCGCTCGGTGCTGTGATCGGCGCCGTCGCCGGTGGCGTGCTGGGCAGCACGATCGGCAAGGGTGACGGCCGCTCGGCCGCTACCGTCGGTGGCGCGGTGGTCGGCGGCGTCGTCGGCAACCAGGTAGGCAAGCGCAATGGCCAGGATGTGGCGTGGCAGGTGCGCGTACGGCTTGATGATGGCCGCTCCGCCGTGATCACGCAGGCCGACGATCCGCAGCTGCGCCCTGGCGATTACGTGGAAATCCGTGGTGACCACGTCTATCGCATGTGA
- the sdhC gene encoding succinate dehydrogenase, cytochrome b556 subunit: protein MAQTGRPLSPHMQVYKWQVQMVSSILHRATGIILAVGSLIITWGLASLAAGPEAYASFSACAGSPLGLLVLIGWTLAFFYHLANGIRHLVQDTGKGYAIASFVRSSWTSIVVAIVLTAAVWAYVLTGSHA, encoded by the coding sequence ATGGCACAAACGGGACGACCGCTCTCACCCCACATGCAGGTCTACAAATGGCAAGTGCAGATGGTTTCCTCCATCCTGCATCGCGCCACCGGCATCATCCTTGCCGTCGGTAGCCTGATCATCACCTGGGGCCTCGCGTCCCTCGCCGCCGGCCCGGAAGCCTACGCGTCGTTCAGCGCCTGCGCCGGCAGCCCCCTGGGCCTGCTCGTGCTCATCGGCTGGACCCTGGCGTTCTTCTACCACCTGGCCAACGGCATCCGCCACCTGGTCCAGGACACGGGCAAGGGCTACGCCATCGCGTCGTTCGTCCGCTCCAGCTGGACCTCGATCGTCGTGGCCATCGTCCTCACCGCGGCTGTCTGGGCCTACGTGCTGACCGGGAGCCACGCATGA
- the sdhD gene encoding succinate dehydrogenase, hydrophobic membrane anchor protein gives MSKDLRNPLARARGLGSAKEGVSHWMAQRVTALALVFLTVWFLCVLLGLLHADYATARATLGKPWNAVLAIAFILTMFRHAFLGLQVVIEDYVHTRWLEVASLVLIKFIAVLAALAGVLAVLRVALGS, from the coding sequence ATGAGCAAGGATCTGCGCAACCCGCTGGCCCGCGCCCGCGGCCTCGGCTCGGCGAAGGAAGGCGTCAGCCACTGGATGGCCCAGCGCGTCACCGCGCTCGCCCTGGTTTTCCTGACGGTCTGGTTCCTGTGCGTGCTGCTCGGCCTGCTGCATGCCGACTACGCCACCGCCCGCGCCACCCTGGGCAAGCCCTGGAACGCCGTGCTGGCCATCGCCTTCATCCTGACGATGTTCCGCCACGCCTTCCTCGGCCTGCAGGTGGTGATCGAAGACTACGTCCATACCCGCTGGCTCGAAGTGGCCTCGCTGGTCCTTATCAAGTTCATCGCCGTACTCGCCGCGCTTGCGGGCGTGCTGGCCGTGCTGCGCGTCGCGCTCGGAAGCTGA